Genomic window (Brassica napus cultivar Da-Ae unplaced genomic scaffold, Da-Ae ScsIHWf_670;HRSCAF=978, whole genome shotgun sequence):
ttaggggcaaaatggtccaccggaaaagtcgccggaaaagtcaccggaaaagtcgccggagacagtcccggccatcggacctcaacccaagcatcatcgtgctgcaccaagcactcggacattacccacacccattcggactcccaccctcctggtaggcacagaggagtgcctaccccttatatagacaaaacactttttttcagcatgtcaccagtagacattggttgtgttccgggagtatttttaatgtaaaaaaaaaaatacttcgaatttgaatctgattttttgcatgcttcataaggatggttaaagctattttctggtaaattttcataattttcttttgcttctaaccatgtcttttgcatgctacaaggttcggagttttgttgtcttcacggatgtctatagcaacttttgatcaacacttgacatcctaaactcattgttgacatatttttgatgtttcctttcagaaaactttcttcaaaaatattaatttttgaatttttggcttctcgggggattttggctgtccgtgggggattttcgcccacgacgtgggtgattttcgccacgacgtgggtgattttcgccacgacgtgggtgattttcgcccacgaggactgtccgtgggtgattttcgccacgaggactgtccgtcagtacacatatcagcacgttggcccttcccgtggactgtccgggtgattttggcccacgatgactgtccgtcagtacgcatatcagcacgttggcccttcccgtggactgtccgggtgattttcgcccacgaggacagtacatcagtacacatatcagcacgttggcccttcccgtggactgtccgtgggtaattttcgcccacgaggactgtccgtgggtgattttcgcccacgaggactgtccgtcagtacacatatcagcacgttggcccttcacgtggactatccgtgggtgattttcgcccacgaggactgtccgtgggtgattttcgcctacgaggactgtccgtgggtgattttcgccaacgaggactgtccgtcagtacgcatatcagcacgttggcccttcccgtggactgtccgggtgcttttcacccacgaggactgtccgtcagtacgcatatcagcacgttggcccttcccgtggactgtccgtgggtaattttcgcccacgaggactgtccgtgggtgattttcgcccacgaggactgtccgtgggtgattttcgcctacgaggactgtccgtgggtgattttcgcccacgaggactgtccgtcagtacgcatatcagcacgttggcccttcccgtggactgtccggttgattttcgcccacgaggacagtacatccgtacacatatcagcacgttggcccttcccgtggactatccgtgggtgattttcgcccacgaggactgtccgtgggtgattttcgcctacgaggactgtccgtgggtgattttcgcccacgaggactgtccgtcagtacgcatatcagcacgttggcccttcccgtggactgtccgtgggtgattttcgcccacgaggactgtccgtcagtacgcatatcagcacgttggcccttcccgtggactgtccggttgattttcgcccacgaggacagtacatccgtacacatatcagcacgttggcccttcccgtggactatccgtgggtgattttcgcccacgaggactgtccgtgggtgattttcgcctacgaggactgtccgtgggtgattttcgcccacgaggactgtccgtcagtacgcatatcagcacgttggcccttcccgtggactgtccgggtgattttcgcccacgaggacagtacatcagtacacatatcagcacgttggcccttcccgtggactgtccggttgattttcgcccacgaggacagtacatccgtacacatatcagcacgttggcccttcccgtggactatccgtgggtgattttcgcccacgaggactgtccgtgggtgattttcgcctacgaggactgtccgtgggtgattttcgcccacgaggactgtccgtcagtacgcatatcagcacgttggcccttcccgtggactgtccgtgggtgattttcgcccacgaggactgtccgtcagtacgcatatcagcacgttggcccttcccgtgtactgtccgtgggtgattttcgcccacgaggactgtccgtgggtgattttcgcctacgaggactgtccgtgggtgattttcgcccacgaggactgtccgtcagtacgcatatcagcacgttggcccttcccgtggactgtccgtggtgttatgaacaatgtggattgctagaagccaaaggccaagaccgagacccatagagagagagagagaccgcggcccaaaggggagagagagtcggccgccTCTTTAGGATAACGTTTCcatttatgtttcatgtttatctattaggaggttttcctttttactctaggattatgatttggatactttccattttaCTCATCCCttgtatcccctatataagggaacactttgattcagaatgaataagaacagaacacacgatttcatctctctgttcacaacacgttatcagcacgatagcctctgaaCCCTGAGACCAAAATCGAAACTAGAAACCCCAAAAGTCTAAGCCGGcgatccaaaaccaaaaccctaaacctgatCTTGTCCCTTGTTCATCAAGAACTCAGGAGAACCATCTCAGCTTCTCAGATCACGATCCAGACCGAGTAGAACCGCAGATCAGCTCGCGATCGAACCCGAACCACGCGATCAGCCCGAGACGATCCGATACCCGTCCAGCTCGCAGCCGAGACGCCTCCAGCCCACGATCGTCCAATCCGGGACCCGATAGAAGGCAGCAGACGTCCGATCATCTCAGCTCGAAGTCTCCTTCATTCTCtggtggtccggttcataaACCCCTACTAAACTAAGGTATAAACACAATCTGAGAACCTAGAACAGGAAGAACCCTAATTCCATCATTATGGAAAccatgaaaccctaaaagaaactTAAGACTAAAATCGACAAAGCTTTAGAACTAGAAACATGAATCGATTCCTATTAGAACCTGTCTTGTttgttgattgattgaatctgaaattGGCAAACCCTAATTCAAtggaatcgaaaaccctaacccCTAAAGGAAGCATCTAGCCGATTTTAAGGTTGatcttgattgattgatttctGATTTGAATTGAGGTTTAGGAATGTTTAGATTGATTGAATTAATCTGTTTGAAACTGaaaatacttaaggccttgaaaccttaaacataagattgatagaaaattaaagattgaaaccctaaggatcataaggaatgtttttaaaattgtttctgCATAAATCTGAATATGGTATTGCATTCACAACTGATTAAAACCGATCGGCCAGCATATAGAAACACATGATCTCGAATCTGATTGCATTTAACTCATATGGCCGTGTGGCATTAAAACTTTCTGGTACATGTAGAATTGTTTTTAGGATTGATTGCACCATGGTAGTTTTAGAATTACATAACCGAACCCATTGATTGATCATATAGCCGTGCGGCTTGCttgatagcaccatggtcgaattagaattgtttgaacatcataaatgcataagacgtgttgtggccgagcttgcatATATCATGCGGCCACGTGATCCCATTATGAATCTAATGTCTTGCATGATAATGTggatcagatgtcgaaaatagcaaacagagactatgcagccctgaatctctccggagacaattacttgcagtgggcgctagacacaaggattagtctaaaatccaagggactcggtgatactatcatcgaggacagcaatgagaatgaaaagaatagATACAGGGCCATATGTTAtatgcgccatcatctcattgaaggtcttaaagatcagtacatgacgATTGAGAATCCATTGGACCTTTGGAATGCTTTAAGGcacagatatgatcaccaaaagatggtgttgcttccaaaggcaagGCACGATTGGATGCATCTCAGATTCATGGActtcaagtccgtggatgagtacAACTCGGCCTTGTTCAAAATCGTCTCAATACTAAGACTGTGTGGTGAAGAAGTATCTGATGTTatgatgcttgaaaagacctaTACGACTTTCAATCAGTCGAATTCTGTACTGCAGCAGCAGTATAGAACAAAAGGTTTTgccacatacactgatctgatctcctGTCTACTCTTGGCCGAGGCAAATAATGAGCTTCTCATGAAGAACAGTGGAGCTAGACCGGCCGGGACAGCACCATTACCCGAAGCCCATGACattgaaaagaaagatcccaagGAAATCTACTATGCCCAAGACAACAGGAAACCATACGGTCATAGCCGTGGTGGGTACAGGGGGCGTAGACGTGACAACCATAATGGTCGAGATAGCTACTCAACCGGCCGTAggggaaaccacaataaccgtggtcgtggttccaattacggtCGGGGCCGAGGGAGTTATGGCCGTGGACGAGGTGGtatatccaaaccatcttacacgtccaaGTCCTTATGTCACAGATGCGGGATGGACAatcattgggccaagaactgcAGAACTCCAAAGCACTTGTGCgaactctatcaagagagtatcaagaacaagaacccggaggcaaacatgatccaagaaaacGGTCATGATGACAAAGGATATGGgtatgatgctgatgatgaatCCGACAGAGACAACAAGGATGATCAAATGGATTTTGAAACTTCTGATTGTCTAAAGGACTAGtttttcgaatcacattgtcttattgctttatgtctttgatttggtgttttattttatgaaatgacatttataataaaagttttaCAAAGTCTCTAAAGTCTAGTAAATTTTACTTATAGAAATGAGTGATGAGATGAgtatacttgtggtggatagtggcacaagtcatacgatccttagagacaaaaggtaTTTCATgaatctcacaatgcaaagtgcaaaggtacaaaccattgcgggtgaggccagcctgattgaaggtcacggccaggcctatgtgatgatgcccaaaggcactcacctagagatcaaaaccgccttgtattccccaagctctagaagaagcttattgagtttcaaggacATAAGGTTGAACGGTTTtcaccttgaaacatgggaagaaggaaacaaagaattccttaacataactttgatcaccaaaggcaataaaAAGATCCTAGAGACCATGCCCGCAATGTCCACTGGTCTTtactatgcaaggatcagtaTGGTCGAGGCAAATACCTCAgagctattcactttatggcataaccggcttggccatcccggaacagGAATGATGCGAAAACTAATGATGAATTCATTAGGGCACACGTTTAAAGGAGTGATCCCacgaaatctcacatgtgctgcatgtgcacaagggaaactcataactaggccatcaccagccaaggttaataaagaaaccttgaactttctggaaaggatcCAAGGGGACATAtgcggaccaatacacccaccgtgtgggacgtttagatatttcatggtcctcattgatgcatcgaccagatggtcgcatgtatgTCTGTTGTCCACTCGGAacctagcctttgcacggctgcttgctcagatgataaggctgagagcacaTTTTCCAGACTTTCCACtcaagactatacgtctagacaatgctggtgagttcacgtcccaggcgtttaatgaatactgtatgtccatgggggtaaaagtagaacactccgtggcacatgtccatacacagaacggcttggccgaatctttcattaaacgtatccagctgatagcccgtccattacttatgaagtctaaacttccggtatcagcatggggacatgcggttttacatgctacggaactgattcgcatcaggccatctagtgagcatagatattcaccatcccaattacttacgggtcatgagccagacgtgtcccacatcaaaacatttggatgtgccgtctacgttccaattgctccaccacagagaactaagatgggaccgcagaggaggatgggaatatacgtaggatatgaatCCCCaagtattataaagtatcttgagccaacaaccggtgatttgtttaaggccagatacgaagactcacagtttgatgagtccacatatccgtccttagggggagataacagccggttgataacaaaagaaatagaatggtttagaccatcgacatcttggcaagatcctcggactaaagattgtgatttagaagtccagaagataatacatcttcaagagctagctaataaactgccagatacatttgctgacccaaatagagtgacAATATCACAcatcccggcttgtaatgcacctgtAAGATTAgacgtccaagatggacaatgtcaagtggctacagagtctaagcaacgtCTAAAACGTggcagaccaattggttccaaagacaaacagcctcggaaatccaagaaaggtgctggatccgagagcattaagaaaaccgtccaggacatagaTGGAACGGTCGAGCCGACCATGACGGTCGAGCCGAGTGAACCGTCCATACCCGATGATCCGGTCGTTCCTCCaagtgaggtccgggacgctggACTTCACGGGACACCAGAACCggacaatcaagagatctctataaaccatgtgatgtctggaaaacaatggaacagaaaagatatcaacgttgatgatttatttgcatacaaggtagcacttgagatcatggataaagatgaggatctagaacccacgtccatacaagaatgcatgctaagatcggattggatcaaatggaaacaagctataaacgtggagttagaatcattaagaaagagaggcgtttttggccctataatcttgacacctagagatgtcaaaccagtgggatacaaatgggtctttgtaaggaagagaaatgagaaaggagaagtagtgagatacaaagcacggcttgtagcacaaggattctcacaaagacctggaatagactttgaggaaacttattcccctgtggtggatgcgacTACATTGAGATACttaatcagtctggccgtgagaGAGAGCATTGATttgcgcctaatggatgtagttaCAGCATACCTGTACGGACCACTGGACAACGAAATACATATGAGAattccagagggtattgagctcaaagataagaaaggttctcgagaacaacattgcattaagctgaacaaagctttatatggtttaaaacagtcaggtcgaatgtggtataacCGGCTGTCCGAGTACCTAACCAAAGAGGGAtataagaacgatccaataagtccatgtatattcataaagaaattcgacagcaagggctatgttataatgtctgtctatgtggacgacctgaacataataggaacctctggagagatttcccaaacggtcgaatgtctaaagaaagaattcgaaatgaaagacttaggaaaaactaagttctgtttgggattacagtttgagtataaggcaaatggcatccttgtgcatcaagaaacttatacagagaagatactcaagcaattcAATATGGACCAGGCACACCCCTTACCGtgtcctatggtcgtgaggtccttagaccttgagaaggatCCATTCGGACCTAAGAGACCGGACGAGGAAGCACTCGGACCGGACATGCCTTACttaagtgccattggggccttaatgtatttagctagtcatactagaccggacataagctttgccgtgagcttactaTCCAGATTTGGATCATGTCCGACCTTAAGGCATtggaacggagtgaaacatctgttcaggtatctgcaaggaacaaaagacCTTGGTTTATTCTATACCAACCGGCCAGGAGAGAACAtggtcggatatgcagatgctgggtacttatctgacccacacaatgctagatctcagacagGATATGTGTTTATACACAGTGGGGCTGCAGTATGTTGGCGGTCCACAAAACAATCCTTAGTGGCCACATCCTctaatcatgccgagatcatagccatgtttgaagcaagccgagagcttgtgtggttgaggaacatgaccggccatatcCTAAAAGAGAGTGGCCTGGCCATgggaaaggaaaaagaagagcCAACGATCATCTACGAGGACAATGCAGCGTGCATagctcagctcaaggaaggatacatcaagggagacaggaccaagcacatcctgcccaagttctttttcacccacgacctgcagaaggcaaaggaggttcaagtagttcaagtccgatccagcgacaactcagccgacctaTTCACCAAGTCTCTACCAACCTCAACattcaggaagctggttcatcagatagggatgcgcCGCCTGAAGGATCtgcagtgatgccttcatcagggggagtgtcatgcgttgtactctttttcctgtctacggtttccattttttcccaccttgggtttttggttttcctagagaggttttaacgaggcaacatcgtgcatgatacgagcccatatggttctagcatccaagggggagtgttatgaacaatgtggattgctagaagccaaaggccaagaccgaggcccatagagagagagagagaccgcggcccaaaggggagagagagtcggccgccTCTTTAGGATAACGTTTCcatttatgtttcatgtttatctattaggaggttttcctttttactctaggattatgatttggatactttccattttaCTCATCCCttgtatcccctatataagggaacactttgattcagaATGAATAAGAACAGAACACACGATTTCATCTCTCTGTTCACAacacgtgggtgattttcgcccacgaggactgtccgtcagtacgcatatcagcacgttggcccttcccgtgtactgtccgtgggtgattttcgcccacgaggactgtccgtgggtgattttcgcctacgaggactgtccgtgggtgattttcgcccacgaggactgtccgtcagtacgcatatcagcacgttggcccttcccgtggactgtccgtgggtgattttcgcccacgaggactgtccgttagtacgcatatcagcacgttggcccttcccgtggactatcgtgggtgattttcgcccacgaggaatgtccgtgggtgatttcgcctacgaggactgtccgtcagtagacaatgtgtactgatggacagtcaacgtggactgtttgggtgattttcgcccacgaggactgtccgttagtacacatatcagcagcacgtttgcccttcccgtggactgtcagtggacaactgacccacgttgacagtccatcagtacacatatcgtgatttttgtctgagtgtactgatagcttgagaatttttcatggactgatggtccatgatggtctcaagttttactgatgctggctcgattacatccttcccggcagtagtggctgatcatccaaccaagtgttaacattttcccttattttttcgtggtctgatcgaggccaagcgtactgaagggatgaattatatcaagccagctgccatgatacccgtggacacaactgtgaacgaaagctctttcgggagttaatgctcccgtcaggatgcttttggccgagaattgtgcacatgagggcagcatttcatcggtcaatctgaaatattggggtgagagtgaatttcaccaagtaaaaatctcgaacctctgacgacgtcttcttagatacttgaattttttttgcgttttggtgtttaacgttttggggaggaacgtatgattggaaagggggagggtcgaatcttagcgacaaagggctgaatctcagtggatcgtggcagcaaggccactctgccacttacaataccccgtcgcgtatttaagtcgtctgcaaaggattctacccgccgctcggtggtaattataattcaaggcggtccggacggcgcttccgccgaacggacttagccaacgacacgtgcctttgggagccgaagctcctactgagggtcggcaatcgggcggcgggcgcatgcgtcgcttctagcccggattctgacttagaggcgttcagtcataatccagcgcacggtagcttcgcgccactggcttttcaaccaagcgcgatgaccaattgtgcgaatcaacggttcctctcgtactaggttgaattactattgcgacgcgggcatcagtagggtaaaactaacctgtctcacgacggtctaaacccagctcacgttccctattggtgggtgaacaatccaacacttggtgaattctgcttcacaatgataggaagagccgacatcgaaggatcaaaaagcaacgtcgctatgaacgcttggctgccacaagccagttatccctgtggtaacttttctgacacctctagcttcaaattccgaagatctaaaggatcgataggccacgctttcacggttcgtattcgtactgaaaatcagaatcaaacgagcttttacccttttgttccacacgagatttctgttctcgttgagctcatcttaggacacctgcgttatcttttaacagatgtgccgccccagccaaactccccacctgacaatgtcctccgcccggatcgacccgccgaagcgagtcttgggtctaaaagaaggggttgttaccccgcctccgattcacggagtaagtaaaataacgttaaaagtagtggtatttcacttgcgccggagctcccacttattctacacctctcaagtcatttcacaaagtcggactagagtcaagctcaacagggtcttctttccccgctgattctgccaagcccgttcccttggctgtggtttcgctggatagtagacagggacagtgggaatctcgttaatccattcatgcgcgtcactaattagatgacgaggcatttggctaccttaagagagtcatagttactcccgccgtttacccgcgcttggttgaatttcttcactttgacattcagagcactgggcagaaatcacattgcgttagcatccgcaaggaccatcgcaatgctttgttttaattaaacagtcggattccccttgtccgtaccagttctgagttggctgttcgacgcccggggaaagctcccgaaagagccgttcccagtccgtcccccggccgacacgaggcggtccgctctcgccacgttagcggctcaagcagcccgccaacagtcgacgggttcggaactgggacccccgagcccagccctcagagccaatccttttcccgaagttacggatccattttgccgacttcccttgcctacattgttccatcgaccagaggctgttcaccttggagacctgatgcggttatgagtacgaccgggcgtgagcggcactcggtcctccgg
Coding sequences:
- the LOC125604946 gene encoding uncharacterized protein LOC125604946, with product MRHHLIEGLKDQYMTIENPLDLWNALRHRYDHQKMVLLPKARHDWMHLRFMDFKSVDEYNSALFKIVSILRLCGEEVSDVMMLEKTYTTFNQSNSVLQQQYRTKGFATYTDLISCLLLAEANNELLMKNSGARPAGTAPLPEAHDIEKKDPKEIYYAQDNRKPYGHSRGGYRGRRRDNHNGRDSYSTGRRGNHNNRGRGSNYGRGRGSYGRGRGGISKPSYTSKSLCHRCGMDNHWAKNCRTPKH